From one Acidobacteriota bacterium genomic stretch:
- a CDS encoding DUF4440 domain-containing protein has translation MAAAVQALDLQRFERLVAGDIDGLAGLLADDYVHTHTSGKVDNKETYLAPLHRGATKYLAFTPSDVSVRVYGQTAVVVGRASMRAVSGGREQRVEMRFTNVWVERNGRWQMVTWQATRLP, from the coding sequence GTGGCTGCTGCCGTGCAGGCGCTCGACCTGCAGCGGTTCGAGCGGCTCGTCGCGGGCGACATCGACGGACTCGCCGGGTTGCTCGCCGACGATTACGTGCACACGCACACGTCCGGAAAGGTCGACAACAAGGAGACCTACCTCGCACCGCTCCACCGCGGTGCCACGAAGTACCTGGCGTTCACGCCGAGCGACGTCTCGGTGCGCGTCTACGGCCAGACAGCCGTCGTCGTCGGGCGGGCCAGCATGCGGGCCGTCTCCGGCGGCCGCGAGCAGCGCGTCGAGATGCGGTTCACCAACGTCTGGGTGGAACGAAACGGCAGGTGGCAGATGGTCACCTGGCAGGCGACGCGGCTGCCGTAG
- a CDS encoding VOC family protein — MAPPAPAALHHTCFLVRDLEKAAKALSNAFGIGPWNVWTITPTECRVRGEVSPFSFRVALATVGGGTYELISPHTGASVYDEHLATHGEGFHHTCLIYPSLEAVRAAKAALLAQGRELIQEGSAGDVFDFGYFMFPEIGSPVELLFLDATKLPPPELVIDAEAAPA; from the coding sequence ATGGCCCCTCCCGCCCCTGCCGCCCTCCACCACACGTGCTTCCTCGTCCGCGACCTCGAAAAGGCGGCAAAGGCCCTGTCGAACGCGTTCGGGATCGGACCGTGGAACGTCTGGACCATCACCCCGACCGAATGCCGCGTGCGCGGAGAGGTCAGTCCCTTCTCCTTCCGCGTGGCGCTGGCGACGGTTGGTGGCGGCACCTACGAGTTGATCTCGCCGCACACGGGGGCGAGCGTCTACGACGAGCACCTGGCCACGCACGGCGAGGGTTTCCATCACACGTGTCTGATCTACCCGAGCCTCGAGGCGGTCCGTGCGGCCAAGGCGGCCCTGCTGGCTCAGGGACGAGAGCTCATCCAGGAGGGGAGCGCCGGAGACGTCTTCGACTTCGGATACTTCATGTTCCCGGAGATTGGGTCGCCGGTGGAGCTGCTGTTCCTCGACGCGACGAAACTGCCGCCACCCGAACTGGTGATCGACGCGGAGGCGGCCCCGGCATAG
- a CDS encoding Zn-dependent hydrolase translates to MTRREFGAAIVGGAVAAAAWPADAQTRRTTPMRVNGARLNAQLTEIARFGANPQGGVTRLGYSEEDRQARVVVAGWMREAGLEPATDFAGNLIGRRPGADPALKPLVFGSHVDSVPEGGNFDGNVGVLASIEVARTLREHGVTPRHPLEVAVWANEEGGLFGSRAVSGQFAASELSHVVAAGKTVEEGIAFLGGDPKRLDEVRCSPGAIAGYLELHIEQGGVLEAERTTIGIVEGIVGIRWWNVTLTGFANHAGTTPMNRRQDAMLAAARFIDMVNRVVTSTPGRHVGTVGRIRAVPGAPNVIPGTVECSLELRDLDEATIARLFDRIRGEARQIGEATGTSVAFDELHVNTPAPADPLMRKLIGESADALGLTSRVMPSGAGHDAQALAQLGPMGMIFIPSVGGISHSPKEYSHPADIVHGANVLLGAVLAADTLS, encoded by the coding sequence ATGACCCGCAGGGAATTCGGAGCGGCGATCGTTGGCGGCGCTGTGGCGGCCGCCGCGTGGCCGGCCGACGCGCAGACGAGACGCACCACGCCGATGCGCGTGAACGGCGCGCGGCTCAACGCGCAGCTCACCGAGATCGCCCGGTTCGGCGCAAACCCCCAGGGCGGTGTCACGCGCCTTGGCTACTCCGAAGAAGACCGGCAGGCGCGCGTGGTGGTGGCCGGGTGGATGCGAGAGGCCGGCCTCGAACCGGCCACCGACTTCGCCGGCAACCTGATCGGCCGGCGGCCCGGCGCCGACCCCGCCTTGAAGCCGCTCGTCTTCGGATCGCATGTCGACTCCGTGCCCGAGGGCGGCAACTTCGACGGCAACGTCGGCGTGCTCGCCTCGATCGAGGTGGCGCGGACGCTGAGGGAACACGGCGTCACGCCGCGGCACCCCCTCGAGGTAGCCGTGTGGGCGAACGAGGAGGGCGGGCTCTTCGGCAGCCGCGCCGTGAGCGGGCAGTTCGCCGCGTCGGAGCTCTCGCACGTCGTCGCCGCGGGCAAGACGGTGGAAGAGGGCATCGCCTTTCTCGGCGGCGACCCGAAACGGCTCGACGAGGTCCGGTGTTCGCCGGGTGCCATCGCGGGCTATCTCGAGTTGCACATCGAGCAGGGCGGCGTGCTCGAGGCCGAGCGCACGACCATCGGCATCGTCGAGGGCATCGTCGGCATCCGCTGGTGGAACGTGACGCTGACCGGCTTCGCGAACCACGCCGGCACGACGCCGATGAACCGGCGCCAGGATGCGATGCTCGCGGCCGCGCGCTTCATCGACATGGTGAACCGCGTCGTCACCTCCACGCCGGGACGCCACGTCGGCACCGTGGGACGCATCCGCGCGGTCCCGGGGGCGCCCAACGTCATTCCGGGCACCGTCGAGTGCTCACTGGAACTGCGGGACCTGGACGAGGCGACCATCGCGCGGCTGTTCGATCGGATCCGTGGCGAGGCGCGGCAGATCGGCGAGGCGACCGGCACGTCGGTGGCGTTCGACGAGCTGCACGTGAACACACCTGCACCAGCCGACCCACTGATGCGCAAGCTGATTGGCGAGTCGGCCGACGCCCTGGGTCTCACCAGCCGGGTCATGCCGAGCGGGGCCGGTCACGACGCGCAGGCGCTCGCCCAGCTCGGCCCGATGGGGATGATCTTCATCCCGAGCGTCGGCGGCATCAGCCATTCGCCCAAGGAGTACTCGCACCCCGCGGACATCGTTCACGGGGCCAACGTGCTGCTCGGCGCGGTGCTCGCCGCCGACACCCTCTCGTAG
- a CDS encoding acyloxyacyl hydrolase, with protein MPPAATRAALVFWLALVAAFPAATQTVDPFEPDVQSFEWSGSYLPEIWNKNLATDRLVGVTFTAGRSWAPGWQGLTEFAAGRAMLGGEPDALYLGVTGGVRRRIARHGRATFYLDALVGFALANRHVPKRGTSFNWVAQGGGGWLWRLGTQTYAVTGFRVYHLSNGGMQGNHRNPDIEAIGGYAGLGFGF; from the coding sequence GTGCCCCCCGCCGCGACACGTGCCGCCCTGGTGTTCTGGCTGGCGCTCGTTGCCGCGTTTCCTGCCGCGACGCAGACGGTCGACCCCTTCGAGCCCGACGTGCAGTCGTTCGAGTGGTCGGGCAGCTACCTGCCGGAGATCTGGAACAAGAACCTGGCCACGGACCGGCTCGTCGGGGTCACCTTCACGGCGGGCCGGAGCTGGGCGCCGGGCTGGCAGGGGCTGACCGAGTTCGCGGCGGGCCGCGCGATGCTGGGCGGCGAGCCCGATGCGCTCTACCTGGGAGTGACGGGCGGCGTCCGACGCCGGATCGCCCGCCACGGACGCGCCACCTTCTACCTGGACGCGCTCGTCGGCTTCGCTCTCGCCAACCGTCACGTGCCCAAGCGCGGTACGTCGTTCAACTGGGTGGCACAGGGGGGCGGGGGCTGGCTCTGGCGTCTCGGCACGCAGACCTACGCCGTGACCGGCTTTCGCGTGTACCACCTGTCGAACGGGGGCATGCAGGGCAACCATCGCAACCCCGACATCGAGGCGATCGGCGGCTACGCCGGGCTCGGCTTCGGGTTCTGA
- a CDS encoding protein kinase → MNEEASRLSAALDGRYQIEGELGAGGMATVHLAHDLRHDRDVAIKVLRQDLAQSLGRERFVREIRLAARLSHPHILPLYDSGEADGLLYFVMPVVRGQTLRDRLEHERTLPVDEAVRLACDVAGALDYAHRHDVVHRDIKPENILLHEGHAVVADFGIGKALVAAAETAAHTQVGVTVGTPAYMSPEQASGDAVDGRSDLFSLGCVLYEMLTGEVAFSGPSLSATVAKRFTWSPPPVTTTRPEVRVGVAGAIARLLAREPADRYATGAEVAAALRLAHTASSSPTAAAPVVAVPRAKSIAVLPFVNVSADPDNEFFSDGLTDEIITDLSGVRALRLVSRNSSMQRKGSTKPLREIGQELGVRYLLTGTVRKAGNAIRITAQLVDAETDTPVWAEKYSGTLDDVFDVQERVSRAIVDALQVQLTSSEDARLGVRRISDPRAFELYLQARNELRRYGASTERASLLLDRAVEIEGETPPLRALRAFMGFSKIRGGSSADPRLLDVAEAEARALIELVPEAPYGHALLGFVGYERGELPEAARHLTRANELDPTDADVIFMLCITLQAAGQIGPARRLAERFHEVDPLSPFSGAVLCVAEWFAGNIGHHLDALERSRAMDPENPSINWALGYTYALMGRTDDAATQAEWMRAHVPDLPYTVQLSSLVDAMRGRREVALEALARLDLAPLDAHHTFHIAEVYAMAGDTPRALALLEHAVDHGMYPHKFYAEYCPFTVPLRGHPEFDRIVAKAARRAAAFDA, encoded by the coding sequence ATGAACGAAGAAGCGAGTCGGCTGTCGGCAGCGCTCGACGGACGCTATCAGATCGAGGGCGAGCTCGGCGCCGGCGGCATGGCGACCGTGCACCTCGCGCACGACCTCCGCCACGACCGCGACGTCGCCATCAAGGTGCTTCGGCAGGACCTGGCACAGTCGCTCGGCCGCGAGCGGTTCGTTCGCGAGATTCGCCTCGCGGCCAGGCTCAGCCACCCGCACATCCTGCCGCTCTACGACTCGGGCGAGGCCGACGGGCTGCTCTACTTCGTGATGCCCGTCGTACGGGGCCAGACGCTGCGCGACCGGCTCGAGCACGAGCGCACGTTGCCGGTAGACGAGGCCGTGCGCCTTGCCTGCGACGTGGCCGGCGCGCTCGACTACGCGCACCGCCACGACGTGGTGCACCGCGACATCAAGCCCGAGAACATCCTGCTTCACGAGGGCCACGCCGTCGTCGCCGATTTCGGCATCGGCAAGGCGCTCGTGGCCGCAGCCGAGACGGCCGCCCACACGCAGGTCGGTGTCACCGTCGGGACGCCGGCCTACATGAGTCCGGAGCAGGCGTCGGGTGACGCCGTCGACGGCCGCAGCGACCTGTTCTCACTCGGGTGCGTGCTGTACGAGATGCTGACGGGTGAGGTCGCATTCTCCGGGCCCTCGCTGTCGGCGACCGTGGCGAAGCGCTTCACGTGGTCGCCGCCGCCCGTGACCACAACGCGGCCCGAGGTGCGCGTCGGGGTCGCTGGCGCGATCGCGCGCCTGCTCGCGCGAGAGCCCGCCGACCGCTACGCGACCGGCGCCGAGGTGGCCGCGGCGCTCAGGTTGGCCCACACGGCATCGTCCAGCCCGACGGCTGCCGCGCCCGTCGTCGCGGTCCCACGCGCGAAGTCGATCGCCGTGCTGCCGTTCGTCAACGTCAGCGCCGACCCCGACAACGAGTTCTTCAGCGACGGGCTCACCGACGAGATCATCACCGACCTGTCGGGCGTCAGAGCGCTTCGCCTCGTGTCGCGCAACTCGTCGATGCAGCGGAAGGGCAGCACGAAGCCGCTCCGCGAGATCGGGCAGGAGCTCGGCGTGCGCTACCTGCTCACGGGCACCGTCCGCAAGGCCGGGAACGCCATCAGGATCACGGCGCAGCTCGTCGACGCCGAGACCGACACGCCCGTCTGGGCCGAGAAGTACAGTGGCACGCTCGATGACGTCTTCGACGTGCAGGAGCGTGTGTCGCGTGCCATCGTCGACGCGCTGCAGGTGCAGCTGACCTCGTCGGAGGACGCGCGGCTCGGTGTGCGGCGCATCTCGGACCCGCGCGCGTTCGAACTCTACCTCCAGGCGCGCAACGAGCTCAGGCGCTACGGCGCGTCGACGGAACGCGCGAGCCTGCTCCTCGATCGGGCCGTCGAGATCGAGGGCGAGACGCCGCCGCTGCGTGCGCTGCGTGCCTTCATGGGCTTCTCGAAGATCCGAGGCGGGTCGAGCGCCGACCCTCGCCTGCTCGACGTCGCGGAGGCCGAAGCGCGCGCGCTCATCGAGCTCGTCCCGGAAGCGCCGTATGGGCATGCCCTGCTGGGGTTCGTGGGGTACGAGCGCGGCGAGCTGCCGGAGGCGGCCCGCCACCTGACGCGAGCCAACGAGCTCGACCCGACCGACGCCGACGTCATCTTCATGCTCTGCATCACCCTGCAGGCGGCGGGGCAGATCGGGCCGGCACGACGCCTGGCCGAACGCTTCCACGAGGTCGACCCGCTCTCACCGTTCTCCGGCGCCGTGCTGTGCGTTGCGGAGTGGTTCGCCGGGAACATCGGGCATCACCTCGACGCGTTGGAGCGATCGCGGGCCATGGACCCCGAGAACCCGAGCATCAACTGGGCCCTCGGCTACACCTACGCGTTGATGGGGCGAACCGACGATGCGGCGACGCAGGCCGAGTGGATGCGCGCGCACGTCCCCGATCTGCCCTATACCGTGCAGCTCTCGTCGCTCGTCGATGCGATGCGGGGGCGTCGCGAGGTCGCGCTCGAAGCATTGGCGCGGCTGGATCTCGCGCCCCTCGATGCGCACCACACCTTTCACATCGCCGAGGTGTACGCCATGGCCGGCGATACGCCACGGGCGCTCGCCCTCCTCGAGCACGCCGTCGACCATGGCATGTACCCGCACAAGTTCTACGCCGAGTACTGTCCGTTCACCGTGCCGCTGCGAGGACACCCGGAGTTCGACCGCATCGTCGCCAAAGCGGCCAGGCGTGCGGCGGCCTTCGACGCCTGA